The Nitrospira sp. genome window below encodes:
- a CDS encoding DsrE family protein has protein sequence MATFIISGSRGTDDPTMATLPFMAAKTAKEQGHDVVLWLWNEAVTLGRKGVADHITGVNLTPLKELLAAIQASGVPIWVCGACAVARQIGVADLVAGASIKGMPDYVKAVAERDRNVMF, from the coding sequence ATGGCGACTTTCATCATTTCCGGCAGCCGAGGAACAGACGATCCCACGATGGCAACCTTGCCGTTCATGGCAGCCAAGACGGCCAAGGAACAAGGACATGACGTGGTGCTGTGGCTGTGGAATGAAGCTGTGACGTTGGGGAGGAAAGGCGTGGCTGATCACATAACTGGTGTGAACCTGACTCCGTTGAAAGAACTACTCGCCGCGATCCAGGCGTCTGGTGTGCCGATCTGGGTGTGTGGCGCCTGTGCCGTGGCCAGACAAATTGGCGTAGCAGATCTGGTGGCCGGCGCTTCCATCAAAGGCATGCCGGATTACGTCAAAGCCGTCGCCGAGCGTGATCGGAACGTGATGTTCTGA
- a CDS encoding Dyp-type peroxidase has product MRRGHDSSARLVSVPASGIGSRRGTAHAAGRNFGAYTKSLDIFDLMLARMMGTADDGKHDRLMEFSRAVTGATFFAPSLETIASLKP; this is encoded by the coding sequence GTGAGACGAGGGCATGACTCTTCCGCACGTTTGGTATCGGTTCCGGCCTCTGGGATCGGCTCTCGTCGGGGAACCGCCCATGCAGCGGGGCGTAACTTCGGCGCCTATACGAAGTCTCTCGACATTTTCGACCTGATGTTGGCTCGCATGATGGGGACGGCAGACGATGGGAAACACGATCGATTAATGGAATTCAGCCGGGCCGTCACAGGCGCGACATTCTTCGCGCCATCACTGGAAACGATAGCGTCACTCAAACCATGA
- a CDS encoding DUF2892 domain-containing protein, protein MKCNVGGIERPIRIGAGLLAIMIGLFAGVSTAVAGASLAVGVILLLTGVVGYCPLSSLLGINTCSPAPGVKK, encoded by the coding sequence ATGAAGTGCAATGTGGGAGGGATTGAGAGACCAATTCGAATTGGAGCAGGACTACTGGCGATCATGATCGGCCTCTTTGCGGGGGTTTCAACCGCCGTTGCAGGAGCCTCCCTTGCGGTGGGGGTTATACTACTGCTCACCGGGGTGGTGGGATATTGCCCTCTGTCCTCGCTGTTGGGGATCAATACCTGCTCTCCAGCGCCCGGTGTGAAGAAATGA